A single window of Salvia splendens isolate huo1 chromosome 8, SspV2, whole genome shotgun sequence DNA harbors:
- the LOC121745351 gene encoding ethylene-responsive transcription factor-like protein At4g13040 isoform X1, whose protein sequence is MKGGPAMVSLRRRKLLGLCSGFNSFLAPISPIFEQGQDPQNAENTKPVSIHPLPLNDSPKPKEEISLETGPGSSNMSTVSSAPLQHFPEVKRRKRHRRKHVENQEPCIMRGVYFKNLKWQAAIKVDKKQIHLGTVGSQEEAARLYDRAAFMCGREPNFELSEEEKQELRKFNWDEFLAITRSAITNKKSQRRSGTGPRRKLIDNDWEGEEQGRSGPSASEDDMLAP, encoded by the exons ATGAAAGGTG GACCTGCAATGGTGAGCCTTCGTAGGCGCAAGCTCTTGGGATTGTGCTCTG gattcaattctttcttggctCCAATTTCACCGATTTTTGAGCAAGGACAGGATCCTCAGAATGCTGAAAACACTAAACCAGTGAGTATTCATCCTCTGCCTTTGAATGATAGTCCCAAACCAAAAGAA GAAATCAGCTTGGAAACTGGCCCTGGTTCGTCAAACATGTCTACTGTTTCGAGTGCACCACTTCAGCATTTTCCTG AGGTGAAACGAAGAAAGAGACACAGAAGGAAGCACGTAGAAAACCAAGAACCATGCATCATGAGAGGTGTCTATTTCAAGAATTTGAAATGGCAAGCTGCCATTAAAGTTGACAAGAAACAGATCCATTTAGGAACTGTAGGCTCCCAGGAAGAGGCTGCTCGACTTTATGACAG GGCCGCATTCATGTGTGGAAGAGAGCCCAACTTTGAACTTTCCGAGGAAGAAAAGCAGGAGCTCAGGAAATTCAACTGGGACGAATTCTTAGCCATCACGCGCTCTGCCATCACCAACAAGA AAAGCCAGAGACGTAGTGGGACTGGGCCGCGGAGGAAGCTTATAGACAACGACTGGGAGGGTGAGGAGCAAGGACGCAGTGGTCCATCAGCTTCTGAAGATGATATGTTAGCACCATAA
- the LOC121745351 gene encoding ethylene-responsive transcription factor-like protein At4g13040 isoform X3, with amino-acid sequence MCLCSDRCSKFLCFLFLLVLRMWLIALGPAMVSLRRRKLLGLCSGFNSFLAPISPIFEQGQDPQNAENTKPVSIHPLPLNDSPKPKEEISLETGPGSSNMSTVSSAPLQHFPEVKRRKRHRRKHVENQEPCIMRGVYFKNLKWQAAIKVDKKQIHLGTVGSQEEAARLYDRAAFMCGREPNFELSEEEKQELRKFNWDEFLAITRSAITNKKSQRRSGTGPRRKLIDNDWEGEEQGRSGPSASEDDMLAP; translated from the exons ATGTGTCTTTGTTCAGATAGATGTTCCAAATTTCTatgtttcttgtttttgttGGTATTGAGGATGTGGCTGATTGCTTTGG GACCTGCAATGGTGAGCCTTCGTAGGCGCAAGCTCTTGGGATTGTGCTCTG gattcaattctttcttggctCCAATTTCACCGATTTTTGAGCAAGGACAGGATCCTCAGAATGCTGAAAACACTAAACCAGTGAGTATTCATCCTCTGCCTTTGAATGATAGTCCCAAACCAAAAGAA GAAATCAGCTTGGAAACTGGCCCTGGTTCGTCAAACATGTCTACTGTTTCGAGTGCACCACTTCAGCATTTTCCTG AGGTGAAACGAAGAAAGAGACACAGAAGGAAGCACGTAGAAAACCAAGAACCATGCATCATGAGAGGTGTCTATTTCAAGAATTTGAAATGGCAAGCTGCCATTAAAGTTGACAAGAAACAGATCCATTTAGGAACTGTAGGCTCCCAGGAAGAGGCTGCTCGACTTTATGACAG GGCCGCATTCATGTGTGGAAGAGAGCCCAACTTTGAACTTTCCGAGGAAGAAAAGCAGGAGCTCAGGAAATTCAACTGGGACGAATTCTTAGCCATCACGCGCTCTGCCATCACCAACAAGA AAAGCCAGAGACGTAGTGGGACTGGGCCGCGGAGGAAGCTTATAGACAACGACTGGGAGGGTGAGGAGCAAGGACGCAGTGGTCCATCAGCTTCTGAAGATGATATGTTAGCACCATAA
- the LOC121745351 gene encoding ethylene-responsive transcription factor-like protein At4g13040 isoform X4: MCLCSDRCSKFLCFLFLLVLRMWLIALGPAMVSLRRRKLLGLCSGFNSFLAPISPIFEQGQDPQNAENTKPEISLETGPGSSNMSTVSSAPLQHFPEVKRRKRHRRKHVENQEPCIMRGVYFKNLKWQAAIKVDKKQIHLGTVGSQEEAARLYDRAAFMCGREPNFELSEEEKQELRKFNWDEFLAITRSAITNKKSQRRSGTGPRRKLIDNDWEGEEQGRSGPSASEDDMLAP; the protein is encoded by the exons ATGTGTCTTTGTTCAGATAGATGTTCCAAATTTCTatgtttcttgtttttgttGGTATTGAGGATGTGGCTGATTGCTTTGG GACCTGCAATGGTGAGCCTTCGTAGGCGCAAGCTCTTGGGATTGTGCTCTG gattcaattctttcttggctCCAATTTCACCGATTTTTGAGCAAGGACAGGATCCTCAGAATGCTGAAAACACTAAACCA GAAATCAGCTTGGAAACTGGCCCTGGTTCGTCAAACATGTCTACTGTTTCGAGTGCACCACTTCAGCATTTTCCTG AGGTGAAACGAAGAAAGAGACACAGAAGGAAGCACGTAGAAAACCAAGAACCATGCATCATGAGAGGTGTCTATTTCAAGAATTTGAAATGGCAAGCTGCCATTAAAGTTGACAAGAAACAGATCCATTTAGGAACTGTAGGCTCCCAGGAAGAGGCTGCTCGACTTTATGACAG GGCCGCATTCATGTGTGGAAGAGAGCCCAACTTTGAACTTTCCGAGGAAGAAAAGCAGGAGCTCAGGAAATTCAACTGGGACGAATTCTTAGCCATCACGCGCTCTGCCATCACCAACAAGA AAAGCCAGAGACGTAGTGGGACTGGGCCGCGGAGGAAGCTTATAGACAACGACTGGGAGGGTGAGGAGCAAGGACGCAGTGGTCCATCAGCTTCTGAAGATGATATGTTAGCACCATAA
- the LOC121745351 gene encoding ethylene-responsive transcription factor-like protein At4g13040 isoform X2, with protein sequence MVSLRRRKLLGLCSGFNSFLAPISPIFEQGQDPQNAENTKPVSIHPLPLNDSPKPKEEISLETGPGSSNMSTVSSAPLQHFPEVKRRKRHRRKHVENQEPCIMRGVYFKNLKWQAAIKVDKKQIHLGTVGSQEEAARLYDRAAFMCGREPNFELSEEEKQELRKFNWDEFLAITRSAITNKKSQRRSGTGPRRKLIDNDWEGEEQGRSGPSASEDDMLAP encoded by the exons ATGGTGAGCCTTCGTAGGCGCAAGCTCTTGGGATTGTGCTCTG gattcaattctttcttggctCCAATTTCACCGATTTTTGAGCAAGGACAGGATCCTCAGAATGCTGAAAACACTAAACCAGTGAGTATTCATCCTCTGCCTTTGAATGATAGTCCCAAACCAAAAGAA GAAATCAGCTTGGAAACTGGCCCTGGTTCGTCAAACATGTCTACTGTTTCGAGTGCACCACTTCAGCATTTTCCTG AGGTGAAACGAAGAAAGAGACACAGAAGGAAGCACGTAGAAAACCAAGAACCATGCATCATGAGAGGTGTCTATTTCAAGAATTTGAAATGGCAAGCTGCCATTAAAGTTGACAAGAAACAGATCCATTTAGGAACTGTAGGCTCCCAGGAAGAGGCTGCTCGACTTTATGACAG GGCCGCATTCATGTGTGGAAGAGAGCCCAACTTTGAACTTTCCGAGGAAGAAAAGCAGGAGCTCAGGAAATTCAACTGGGACGAATTCTTAGCCATCACGCGCTCTGCCATCACCAACAAGA AAAGCCAGAGACGTAGTGGGACTGGGCCGCGGAGGAAGCTTATAGACAACGACTGGGAGGGTGAGGAGCAAGGACGCAGTGGTCCATCAGCTTCTGAAGATGATATGTTAGCACCATAA